The region GAAGGGCGGCGGCGACGACAGGTGAGACGGCGGCATCAGGACCAACTGCTGCATGCTGTGCAGGGACATCAGGTCCTGATCGCCACGGCAACGGTCGGGATTATTGCATACGTAGTGGATGGATACCAGTGTTTACGTATGGatgtaaatccatccatccgattCTTAATTCACCATCCATACGCCGTCTCTCCGCCCATCCAAGCATGCTTCCGTCCATTGATAAATACCATCGATCGCTTCCGATCCCACCACGACACACCATCGAGCCGTCCACCCGTCAATCAATTCAAGCagattagttttttaaaaattttttttctcattttatgaTATTTCCTTTTACCCCAGTCATGTGAGAAGCGTGCATGGCGGGGCTCTGCGTCATGTGACATGTCTTCAGCGAGGAATTCAGGTGGGACGCGTCGTTGATGTCCTCGGTCTTAATCTGCAACGACAGACGCCCCGCCGCAAAGCGGAGTGACACATCTCACCAAACGTACAGCGCGTGCTGAGAAGGTTACGAGTGCATGCGGTTCtgcgtctttgtgtgtgtgtgtgtgtgtgtgtgtgtattcgctTACTCCAGGACCAGTTTGGTCGCTAAACAAGATACGAATGACAGACTCCCTCCCCTTGGGCGAGCTACTATgcaaatagacacacacacgcacacacgcacacacgcgcaaactAAACCCCCGCCACCCACAGCACCCCCTTAAAGCAGTGACACttcctggagaaaaaaaaaaaaaataaacaaacacgtgGAAACAAAAAGTCCCcgctgcccaaaaaaaaaaaaaaaaatgtttggagaaGTTGCCAAATAGCTGCAAACTATTTGAGGTGATTCGGGAGTGCTGAGAGAAGGACTGAGAGAGTCATTATTGACACGGGGGGTGTGGTGGGCAGGGGTACAGTGTCGGGGGAGGGTTTGTCCTAAGGATGttgtctgtccccccccccccccccccacacacaatttctcaacttgtgcaATTCATGAAGCTTTTGACTCTGAAAGTCCCGTTCGAGGAAAAATAGTGCGTGGAGAGGTGATAACAGCCATCACATTTATAGACACAATTGAAATAATGTTGttggtctacatgtgttgcttcgctcttttgttttcaaatatctaTTACATAAAAGGATTATAAGTAGTGCGACGGCGATGCTTGTTACGCAATCACGTTGATGGCATTTTGCACCGGgtattagcatgaagctaacagGCTTTTGTAAGTTGCATAGTCTGCTTGACTAcatgtgtaattctctttgttttagatttagtttgaCCGCAAGCGTCGACTGTGGCGGCATTAAACGggttgaagcctcttttttgagaATCGTTTACTACCTGCCGAACTCCTGCTCGTTGTTAAGTGAATGAGCTGCCACCAAACAGCACTTTGATTTCAACTTTTTTCTCTCAAGTATAACCCCCACCCAGAACAACAACCCCTATTCGTGAAAAAGCCTAATTCTAGTCAATATTTTTCAGGAATCTTTTTTGAAAATCTTCATCGTGATTTTAATAAGTGCTAAATTGTTGTCCTTTCTGccgtacaacaacaacaaaaatcattgaCTTTAAATCAGTCGCTCATTTTTATCATGTATTTGCCAAACAGTCCAAAAGAACCCtcataaagaaaagaaataaatggatATATCTGTGACTTACCTGTCGATGGAATCCGATTCGTTTTTGCTCTGAAAAGACAAGAAGAGAGTAAACGTCTTTAATCCTCACGTTAGGTCATAACAATTAAGAAAGTAAGGAcgacttttcaaaataataacttTGACATAAACAAACGCAAGAGGCAAATAAGTTTAAGGACTTGATGTTGTACACTCTCGTTGAGCGTGTTCAAGTTGCAGTTGTCTGGACGTTTGTCCTTGATGCTAATTTTCATGCTAGCGTGAAGCGATCGGATTTTAGCTGGTTTGGTTGGacatttatgttaactgtttgttAAGGTTTACATAAACATTACAGCCACCTCACTGCTAACTTGTGTTAGCATGTGTATGGCATTTTGTATTCTTTATACCATAAGCTAGCGCACCTTTGGTGATTTgttggaacaatttagagtttaaATATACAGggttaataaattaaaaaggtTTACAAATTACTGTGACATCAATGCTAATTTGTATTAGCTCGTCTGTGGTCTTTTCTATTGTATAAATATTAAGATAGAGGACTTTCTGTAGTCTGGCGGAACATTTGGGTGTTTGAATATTCATCGGTTTATAATTGCTGCTACATCAATGCTAATTGATGTTAGCTTGTCTACGGCGTGTGTAGTTTGGTGTTTAAGTACATACAATGTTCCATGTATCTGGTTTCACGAGTCAGTTTTATCGGAAACTTCAAGTGGGAGTGACAAAGGGGAaagtgcaggtgtacctaatgctgGGACCAATGCAACTGATTTCTTTTAACTACAAGGCAGACgtgacctcacacacacacacacacacgcacacacacgcacagatagACGTAAATAGTACATCGACGTTTAAACAGCCCACAGTTCAGTGTGTGAGGATGCTGACGGACGAAGCAGAGTGTTCGGTGGGTGTGGCCCCATTTGAATGTCAAATGGGGCCACTCTCTatacctgcgtgtgtgtgcgtgagatgagagagagagagagcgcagaCACACGAACATCACATCATGCAAATCCACTTCTTCGCCCAACAGCGGACCACTCGCCCCCGCCAACTCCAATGCCCCCCAGCACCAACCACCCCACCCCTGCCTGAGGACAAGCAGGCCGGATGGCAAAGTTCCAGTATGAAAATGACcatgaaatgcaaatgtgacTCTAGAGGAGGGATAGCTTCCAACacacgagggggaaaaaaaaattacaaataaaaaaaataataaaacaccgTTTTCGGTCAAGTTCACCTGGCATGTTCAaatgttaataaaaaaaaaaaagtaaataaaaaaattttattCATGGATTAGTAACTATGtaataagtaagtaagtaactatgaaataaaaacatccaaattaaattaaaaattacacatcgtgtttttgtttgtggccTCCATGAGTTGAACAAATATGGAGCAAAGCGTGATATAGAATGGAAATATCCCTCACTTTATTTTAAcgattatttttgaattttgttTAATTAAATACGAGGCTTCTGTCTCGTACTTCTGTCAAACTAAAGAACAAATGATGCCATTttagaaaacaactttttttttttttggcatcacattttccaaacatttaCGATGACCCGTTTGAAAGTTGTGATTCAGAAGAacggacaattaaaaaaaaaagcctttattTGGTTTTCATGGCGTGACATAGTTTCATGTTTGCCTTGTGATGAAGAACTGCATTTAAATGACTATGataaaagacattaaaaatgaatattgtAATAGTTGACTGGGTAACGTTGctttaaataaatatgaataaatgcGACATTTATACAAAGTGACCCGTTGGCGGCtgagatttgtatttttattttattcttaatGCAAACGTTCCTAATTTGACACGATTGTTCAATGTGAAACATTTTCTAATCGAGTCGTGGTCGTCATTTATTTGCACTGAAACACTTGGATTGTTGGACATTTTGCGAACTTGTACTAGAACAGGgggcaaccccccccacccccaacataaTTAGTGTTGATCCATTTTTGTTTGCAAAGGGTCCCATTCACCACGGCGCGTTTTTATGTTCCAGTTCCCGACGGGTGTGGCTGCGTATCTaaataattatttattcatgtgtATCTCGGAATGATCACACGCCTTAGCTAGAAGGGCTacaattaaaagtaaaatatttacccaaaaaaaaaaaaaaaaacccctgcaaACATTCCGATCAAAGATGAGGACTCTGTGAACCTGAGGGCGGGGGACGGGGTGGTAAAAAACATCAATCGCATCCAAGCCAGCCTTCACTCCAGGCGAGGGCTGGCACCTTTTTTGCGATTTTCTCATTACGGGGGAGACAAAGAATACATATTTGTTCTTCCAAACAGCTTTGGGGAGACGAGGGCTCCTTCACACCTGCGCAGGGTCTTCCATTTCCACACGAAGGTCCGCGTACTGGGACCATCTTTGCCCTTAGTCGTAAGACCATTCGAGGCACTTGAGGGTCGAAAAACGCGGTCGTTTTACGGTCATGCGTTTGGAAATTGAATAAATGCTCCGCAATAAACGCGCAAATAttgaattctttcccattctggCTCGTTTCAACATTCCGTCGCCGTATTTCACgtgccgctttttttttaattaatttttttttaccataattTGAAATgcggactcgtcagaccacagaacaccTTTTCCCACTTTGCATCAGCGCCTGTCTCGGATGAAACTCGGGGGGGCCCAGAGAAGCCGGCGGCGTTTCTGACTGTTGTTGAGAAATTGCTTTTAGCTTTGCATAGTCGACTTTGAAGTTGCGCTTCCTTACGCCCAACTGGATTTACCGACATTGCTTTTCTCACCTACGTAGTCGTCCATCGTTTACATgataatgttttgttgttttttttttgtcgcagtGGCACCCGAGGGATCAAAGGTCACGGGccattcaatgttggttttcagCCTTGCCGTTTCCctgcagtgatttttttttttcggatacCCTGACACTTTTGATGAGATTATGGGCTCTACAATCCTGACATCCTGAAATTGCTCGACTGTTTTCCGGCACGgttgttcacaaagaggtgaacgTCGCCGCACGAATGCCCGAGTGGCGTTTGTCTAGCCAATCATGGCACGCACGTTTTTGCTTATTCTAAGAATGGGAACATGTCCGCTCTCTTTATGAGACTTTTTGGAGGACTCTTTTTGTCGGTTTTGTGGTCAACCGGCAACAGTGTGCCATTGTTTGAAAGGAAGTTCTGCATTTCTGTTGACAGTtcccatttattgttttgtaattttgttGCCGTCCTCGGCCGCGAGGCAGCCGGCATTTCTCAGCAAATAAGCCTCAGGCCCATCCTGGTATGGCGACCAACTGCCActgtacacgcacgcacgcacaaacagaGAGTTCTCCGCGGGtccgagggggggcgggggcaatcCTTGTTTGCAAGACGAGACTTCGCAtaatgatgtacagtattcatttattgtttgggCCTTCGCTGAAGGATGGACAAATTTTGGGCGGGGGGTGAATGTCAACCCTAGTGCGTCTTTTTTTCtctattataaaaataaaaatttggacaaactttttttttttttaatttccattagcccgcctatgttttttgttgttgttgttaagcaAGCTTCAATTTTGTTAAATTACACGGTTGGGGTCAACACCTTATCAATTCTCTATTTGATGAGTCGGTTTTCACAACAAGCAAACCTGCAAATGCTCACGAGAACGTCACGGGTTTGTCGACGGAATTTGTAAGATGTCGACACGCCAACGCCTTGCCCgcttattttcaaatgaaaaattgcCTTTAGGAACAAAAACGGTGATGAGCGTCTAAAAATCACCGTGGAAGTCAACGGCAGATTGAAGCATCCGGTCATTTAGCGCACGGTGTGATTTTTAGATCACTGTGCGCGTAACGTGTCAATATATACtctatatgtaaatatatatacagcgtGTATATACTCGTATATAAATACACACTATCATACTTAAGAAAAATATTGTCATTTCGAATGGTGTGATTCATAACGTTATTTttacttggtcttttttttattttgagtttttacgtTATCTCATAAAATGCCCGACTCTCATTTAAATTCAAGGAGGACCAATTCCAAAACCatccgggttaaaaaaaaaaaaaaaagtgtgaattgCTCTTACGAATCATGCAGATAAAACAAACCAGGCGTTTGGGATAGAGAGTAGAAGGTGGTCTCACTTGTCTGCTCCGCCTGAGCGTCCGACTGCTCCAGAGTGTCTGCGCTCATCTTCCTGACCTGCGATGATCAAACACACTTGAGCTGATTTTCCTACACGCCATATCGGCAGGACAAAGGCTCAGGAAAATCACCACCGCGTTATTCTAATGAGGCCTCACCGCCACCGCCACATAATGTGCTGCTTATAATATTCATCGAAGGAGACTCTCCCAGCAAAGCataacaaggttttttttttttgggggggggggggggggggtcgggggtgaaAACCTACCTGAAGTGGCTGTTTAGTGATGCAAGAATGGCGAATCCGTCAACGCTAAGTGCGACTTGTAGGACTTACTTTGGCATTTTCCAGAGTGGAGGAAGGCTCACCTGCGTGCGGCGCTTGTACACCGAGGCGCTCATTTGCATACACCGCCGCGCGTCCTATCGCGCTCCGCACGCTTTGCATAAAACAACAACGGCGAGGCCTACTGCGAAAGCGCACACGCTCCAAAGACTCACATCCCGGCGCCTTCTGTGCGGGGAAGAACCAGACGAGTTGGTGAGAGAGTGACTCGACATTCTGGCAAAAGTCCGTTCGTGACAATCAGACGTGGGAAAAGTATTCATATGCGCTCACGGCGGACTCGGGTGCGGATACGGTATTTGTCAATGATGATTCGGTTCTGCATCTTGACATGGAGTTGGCCCCCTCTAGTTGTCAGTGGCTCAATTATAtgccgcttgtcctcattaaggCAACTGAAGTAGCCATTATTTTCAccactattttttcccccatttttggttgtttttaatcattcaatgtTTTAACCATTCAATATTTTTGACTTTTAGCCAATTTATCACTATTTTGTCCTTTCTTCTTTCATAAtttgccccccaccaccaaaaaaaagacatcagcgCACGGAGCAGAAATTTTGCCATGAAATTCTGCTGAGCAACAAGTGAGAGCATCATTTAAATGTTGTACTGTGCTCCAGAAATCCTGCCTAGCAACAAATGAGAGTACCAaagtttgaggggaaaaaaaagatcaggaaTGAGGGCAAACCTAATCGGGTCtcacatgatttatttaaaaaaagaaaaaaaatggggggttaCTTTCCAAACGTCTTCGAGTGTTCATAAGAGTTCTTTTTAGACccgtcccccccaaccccagtcCCACCTCAGTGGATTTTGGTCGGCCCACCCCACAGCTAGCTTGACGGAGCTCTTGCATCCCAACTCAGAGGAGGGACTTGACGAGCGCCACCATGTGGTCGACACCACACGCTACATCCACCACTTGACCGGGAACAGTCACCTGGACACAACACAGACACTTccatgaaacatcattattctGTGCGGGGGGGGTTTCATtctagtgtgttttttttccaaatacatttgatatgttttattaaaataaaacattggttACGAAGTATAAATGTAGAGGTCACGAACGAATCCATGAAAAATGAGCATAGTGAATTAATctcttcatttattattatcattatttgattcattgcacaatttttttaattatttatttatttttatttattatttattatatatttattatttaaaattatttatgtatttactaATTGTAAACTTCGTGCCCCCACTGTCCCCCGGCGTCTCCCTTACTCGCCACGGGAAGAACTGATCGTCCCTCTTCCCGATACCCAAACACCCTCGCAGGTTCTTCCCCCACACGAAGAGTTCGCCACGATCTGCAATCACCCAAAAACATCAAGTGAGTCgtttcaccccccgcccccccccccctagttaTGACGTCACATCGCAGGAAGCCCACAATTTACCCGTAACAGCAGCAAAGTGACCGAGGCCGCATCGGAGCTTGCTGACAACGACGGATGGGTTGAAGTCAGAGCGTCCAAACAGGGACGGGGGGATCATCTCGGGGGAGCCGGACTCTGATAGCGAGGGGCCTTTGCCCAGAATCCCGTAGCCCCATACAAACACTTCGCCTTgctctgaaacaaacaaaccgaaaaaaaaaaggcaaataaggTACGCAAAAACGGCAAAATGCAATTGGTGGAGAAATTGTGTGCGGATGCTGAAGATGCTGAACTGAAACGCGGTGAAGTGAATTCAATTGATGAAATAGAGGATGCGtgtgggagaggaaaaaaaaaagacgcttttttttttttgcttcaaatatTTTAGTTTGGACGGGACTAACCGTTAAGGACAGCCACCTGTGTGCCCCCGCATGCAGCCTGCACCACCCGACCGCAGCCTGGCAGGGGCAACCGGCGAGGGGAGTTGATCTAGAAAGCAAAGGCGCAACCGTCACAttttgcctagcaacaagtcaCAAACGttaatttcaaaattaaatcGATAAGAAAGATTCCCGACAATCCGGTTTACGCTCACCTGGGTGGTGTCCGTGACGGAAGCCAGTTGAAGGTATTCAGAGTTCCCCCACCCGTACAGCTGTCCGTCGGCGGACACGGCCAGGCTGCAGTCTGCGTACGTGCTGACCTGCTGCACCTTCACCCCCGACAGCTCCCCCAGCACCTCAGTCGGGGTGGGGCACACCTTGTGGTGCCCCAGACCTGCAAGCACCAAATATCTTGAGAGTTCTCAATATGATatcagatatactgtatatctcgaTATTAGACAAACTGACCCGTCTGTCCATCCGCTCCCCACCCGCAGGCGTAGACCCGCCCCGCCTCCGTCAGCAAGAGGCTGTGGTCCTGTCCACACGCCACTTGCACCACGCGGCCATCCACGCCCTCCATTTTGTGGATCACGTGACTGGCGCTGTCAAGGCACGACCGAACGTTAGCTTGGAAACGCGGCCGTAGCGTTAGCGACGGGAACGGCTACACACCCGTACGCTTCGTCTTCCACGATATGTCGCCCACACTGGCCGTAAGCGTTGTTGCCCATACTGAAAACTGAGCGGGACGCACGTCACAGGAAAGACGATGGGGGACACATTAACCCAATGagagatcattaaaaaaaaaaaacagtgctacAAAGTATTCAAGCGGGACAGTCActccatttaaaatgtcatcacTATTCATTGAAATGATACGTAGAAAGATTCAACCTCCCAGACGGGGTTTGTGACTGACCTCCCTCGCGATCGGTGAGCACCAGCGTGTGCGCGCGCCCGCATGACACCTGCGTCACGCGCGTTTTCTGCGGTTCACGCAGAGGCAGCTGTACGGGCGACGGCTCCAACACGTAATCGTAACTGTGATCtgagcacacacaaaatggacgACGCTGTTAGTCATCGGCGCAATATGAGGGCTTCCGAGTCCAATTTAACAATTGAATTAACAAGTGAATCAATAACACACCAACTAGCAAAATTATAATacaaatccaaaataaataaaacagcaaaTATAAATAGGATGATTTTGAACATCGTATCAGAAATCGAAATAATTATTTAAAAGAACATGAAAAGTGAGAATAAATATATCATTGtgacaaatcattttaaaacgGAATTTTGTGTataatttgaaaaaacaaatgatatcatgtgaaaaaataaaatctttacaattttaaatacataattaagaaaaaaatattacattacTGAAAGTTATTGAAATTATTGTACAATGAATACAGAATGAATACCTGCGCTAATACTACAACTACTACAAGGAATATTAATTCATTAATCTTACGCCGGCTGCGCTGCGTGCGCTGAAAGCCGAGCTGCGAGTCCTTGTTGAGGCCGGCGCCCCACAGCTTGGTGACGTCTTTGGTGGAAGACGCCAGGAGAGTGAAGCCGTAACCGCAGGCGGCAGAGGAGATCTAAGAAAAATCACGTCATCgtttactcaactgcagctggtgGTAGGGACGCCTTAGTGTGCTCCTACCTGGTCTTCCGTCTCCAGACGGTAAGGCGTGAGCTGGTACTTGCGTGGCTTTTTCCTCCCGCTGTCGGGAATCACAAAGCTGGGAATGCCCAGGGCTCCCGTGAAGCTGAAGCCCCACACAAACACTTTGTGCCTGGGCTTCCTGTGCTGGCCAACGTACTGGAAGACCGGACCGTCGGCGTCAGGTTTCTCCCGAGGGTTCGAGGCGCTGCTGAACGCTGCGTGGCCGCAACAGGGGACTTGGAGTGCGGAGAGGAGGCGCCGTCGAGCACGTGGAAGGGACATAATGCTGAACTGCAACACATCaattaacaacaacaatggtCAGAGGCAATGAGACCTAATTTAaatttaatcatttaaaaatacattaaaaatgacatgattttaaaaaaatatactcattgagtaaaaaaaaaaaacaaaaacatgtatacATACTCCCGGAGTCACACATCACCTACACAATATAAACTCACATTCATACAAACATAAAGACCTTAAAGGACTTTAAATGTCGTGCTGCTAGCATGCTAGCAGAGTAATACTCGTGTTTCTTTGACACAAATATTCGCACACGAAGTGCAATAAACTTACCTTCCACCGTTCGTGTGTTTCAGCGAGAAAGGAAAACgtttagagataaaaagttCCAAGTGTCATTCTCGTGTGTTTATGCACCGGCATCTACAACgcggaaagaaaatgtttttacttcCGCTCTACCTTCTTCTTCGTCTGCTGTGTCATTGAGTCGTGGTAGACAAGGGGCGCACTTGTGCACCTCCTACCGCTTAACAACGAAATTACACAGTTAATTCATGCAACAAATTCtacatttgcaattttttttaattcagtgctGGTACACAATAATTAATATGATTAAAAATTAAAGCATAATTAAATATTTGAGttcaaaaatgtcctttttgtaCATACACTCTATGTACACTCTTAATTTTGaaatatgtcaaataaaaatggggaatatttatataatagtaaaaatgagaaaaagtaTTAAATTTGGATGATTAAATTATAGGCGGtacagtgggttttctccaggtactccagtttcctccaacattccaaaaacattaatTAGTgcaacactcgaaattgtccatacGTTTGATTTGTGAACTGTTGTTTGTCTAGGTgttatctaaaaaaaattagAGTAGGGGGCCCAGGTGGAAGGGCTAGGAGGTACTGTAGTCAGATCTGAAGGGTGGGGGGTTATCTCATCCGAGCTGGGCTGCATGCAGCATGCGAGTCGGCAAGCAGACAGAGACAGTAATCTTTTAAGAGGATCACCTTTGGAAAAAGGCGAGCGAGTAGGTGTGCAGAGGTCCTTGCTGTCAGAAATATGATCATCTTCAAGCATTCTGATGCCATGATGGAAACTAACTGTTGGTGTCATGGTAAGAGCCTTTTAAGTTGATCAATAATTACCTTCGATGTTACAAATCCAACTGCATGTCAGTCCCTGGCGTGTGCGTTGTGTGCCATCAACTGTTGGAATATTTATCTCAAGACCTTTCAagctaaatacaactgaactgtacttgggcagtgattctttcagataccactagagggagcctgtgTGGCACACTATGAGTGTGACCCTTTTTGGGGTTTTGCCATAATGTTGCGATGAACCAGGCAAGATAAGAGTGAAATTCGTGACCATTCCAGTGCGTTGATgatggcgggggcgggggcggcgatGCTGGAGGTTCTGTGCAGCCTGGCGGGCTGGTCGGGTCTCTACGCGTTGCTGTGCCGGAACTCGCCTCAGCGCGGGACCGAGTGGAACTGTCGACTCGTCACGCTGACGCACGGCGTCGCCATCGTGATGCTGACGGCGTACGTGGTCTTTGTGGACGGACCCTGGCCCCTCACACACGCAGGTCTGTCcgggtttgactttttttttttggaccaattGCCTGAAGATTTGCGCACACATACAATCatagtaatgcattttttttgtattcagttTATCAATAAGTAG is a window of Hippocampus zosterae strain Florida chromosome 16, ASM2543408v3, whole genome shotgun sequence DNA encoding:
- the rcc1l gene encoding RCC1-like G exchanging factor-like protein, translating into MSLPRARRRLLSALQVPCCGHAAFSSASNPREKPDADGPVFQYVGQHRKPRHKVFVWGFSFTGALGIPSFVIPDSGRKKPRKYQLTPYRLETEDQISSAACGYGFTLLASSTKDVTKLWGAGLNKDSQLGFQRTQRSRHHSYDYVLEPSPVQLPLREPQKTRVTQVSCGRAHTLVLTDREGVFSMGNNAYGQCGRHIVEDEAYGASHVIHKMEGVDGRVVQVACGQDHSLLLTEAGRVYACGWGADGQTGLGHHKVCPTPTEVLGELSGVKVQQVSTYADCSLAVSADGQLYGWGNSEYLQLASVTDTTQINSPRRLPLPGCGRVVQAACGGTQVAVLNEQGEVFVWGYGILGKGPSLSESGSPEMIPPSLFGRSDFNPSVVVSKLRCGLGHFAAVTDRGELFVWGKNLRGCLGIGKRDDQFFPWRVTVPGQVVDVACGVDHMVALVKSLL